Proteins encoded within one genomic window of Ranitomeya variabilis isolate aRanVar5 chromosome 4, aRanVar5.hap1, whole genome shotgun sequence:
- the PEX10 gene encoding peroxisome biogenesis factor 10, producing the protein MAFTAANQPQLIRSCQKDEQFQGGLKVRAHEAFQAFTGAKKWLQWRKELELLCDLAYYTLTTFSGYQTLGEEYVNIVQVDSSKRKVPSLLQRALLIGCHTLFPYLLDKELVRLEHELQIEIDGVRVPHGSLSSGSHHRSWMWKWFHRKIAALSDQQKRTLVKAVYIFRQSVTFLRRFHLAVFYMNGSFYHIAKRITGITYLQVRGSPGDDGIVRKSYSLLGAVSVVHLLLLVFVQLQSVQQKQEVQQKFKVHRRMSYQRAPAHEKTYQRPSKCTLCLEHRRRSTATPCGHLFCWECITEWCNTKAECPLCREKFHPQKLVYLRHYR; encoded by the exons ATGGCCTTTACTGCCGCCAACCAGCCCCAGCTCATCCGCAGCTGCCAGAAGGACGAGCAGTTCCAGGGCGGCCTAAAAGTCCGGGCACATGAGGCCTTCCAGGCGTTCACAG ggGCTAAAAAATGGCTGCAGTGGAGAAAAGAACTAGAACTCCTTTGTGATCTTGCGTATTACACACTGACCACATTTTCAG gtTACCAAACTCTCGGTGAGGAATATGTGAATATTGTGCAAGTGGATTCCTCCAAGCGTAAGGTGCCGTCCTTGCTGCAGCGCGCACTGCTCATCGGCTGTCACACCCTGTTCCCTTACCTCCTGGACAAGGAGCTGGTGCGTCTGGAACACGAGCTGCAGATAGAAATCGATGGCGTTCGGGTCCCTCACGGCAGCCTCTCCTCCGGATCCCATCACCGTTCATGGATGTGGAAATGGTTCCACCGAAAGATAGCCGCCCTCTCCGACCAGCAGAAAAGGACGCTGGTAAAGGCGGTGTACATATTCCGTCAGAGTGTTACTTTCCTGAGAAGGTTTCATCTGGCCGTATTCTACATGAATGGATCCTTCTACCATATCGCCAAAAGGATAACTGGCATCACCTAT CTCCAAGTGCGCGGATCACCGGGGGACGACGGAATTGTGCGCAAGAGTTACAGTCTCCTTGGGGCAGTGTCCGTGGTTCATCTCCTGCTTTTGGTCTTCGTGCAGCTGCAGAGCGTTCAGCAGAAGCAGGAGGTGCAGCAGAAGTTCAAAGTGCACCGACGGATGTCATATCAGAG AGCTCCAGCACATGAGAAGACGTACCAGCGTCCTTCAAAATGCACGTTGTGCCTGGAGCACAGGCGGCGCAGTACGGCGACCCCCTGTGGGCACCTCTTCTGCTGGGAGTGCATCACTGAGTGGTGTAACACGAAG GCAGAATGCCCATTGTGCCGGGAGAAGTTTCATCCACAAAAGCTGGTCTACCTGCGGCACTACCGATGA
- the ACTRT2 gene encoding actin-related protein T2 → MDFPAVIFDNGSGLCKAGISGEAIPRSVITSVVGRPRVRSPLTGIDQKICYIGEDAQARRGILALTYPVERGIITSWDDMEKIWSYVYNHELGLSASDQPVFLTETPLSPIANRKKMAEIMFEGFNVPGIHVASQAALPLYSSGATTGMFVNSGHGVTHMVPIYEGCIITNTVVRLNLAGWDITDFLVKLLLEVGHSFVSSAEQEIARDIKEHLCYIQLNGNPPCGTTGGSKIYHLPDGNTISLDSQLYRAPEILFQPSIIGIEATGLHEMIYTTIMKCPIDVRRDLFSNIVLSGGTTMIPGFNHRIFEEILPMVPNGVKVNVVLQENGQFAVWMGASVLSSLQTFRELWVTKCEYMDIGPSALLRKCY, encoded by the coding sequence ATGGACTTCCCAGCTGTAATTTTTGACAATGGCTCAGGATTATGCAAGGCTGGAATTTCCGGTGAAGCAATCCCAAGATCTGTAATTACGTCTGTCGTGGGTCGGCCACGAGTAAGGTCACCATTAACAGGGATAGACCAGAAGATTTGTTATATTGGAGAGGACGCCCAGGCCAGAAGAGGAATCCTCGCCTTAACCTATCCAGTAGAACGAGGCATTATAACATCTTGGGATGACATGGAAAAAATCTGGAGCTACGTGTACAATCATGAACTTGGCCTCTCGGCCAGTGACCAGCCGGTCTTTTTAACGGAAACCCCTTTGAGTCCTATAGCGAACCGAAAGAAGATGGCAGAAATCATGTTCGAAGGGTTTAATGTCCCGGGGATCCATGTGGCATCACAAGCCGCCTTGCCGCTCTATTCTTCCGGTGCTACCACCGGGATGTTTGTAAATAGTGGACATGGCGTCACCCATATGGTGCCAATCTATGAAGGCTGCATTATAACCAATACTGTGGTGAGACTTAACCTGGCTGGCTGGGACATTACTGATTTTCTTGTGAAGCTTCTTTTGGAAGTCGGCCATAGTTTTGTAAGTAGCGCGGAACAAGAAATAGCCAGAGACATCAAGGAGCATCTTTGCTATATACAGCTAAATGGGAACCCCCCATGCGGCACGACCGGAGGAAGTAAGATTTACCATCTTCCCGATGGAAACACCATAAGCCTAGATAGCCAGCTCTACCGCGCCCCGGAGATCCTCTTCCAGCCATCTATCATCGGCATAGAGGCGACCGGCCTGCATGAGATGATCTACACCACAATAATGAAATGCCCCATTGACGTCCGCAGAGATCTCTTCAGTAATATCGTCTTGTCTGGTGGGACCACCATGATTCCTGGATTCAATCACCGGATCTTCGAAGAGATTCTACCGATGGTGCCAAACGGGGTCAAAGTAAATGTCGTCTTACAGGAAAATGGGCAATTCGCCGTCTGGATGGGGGCTTCCGTCCTTTCAAGTTTGCAGACTTTCCGAGAACTGTGGGTGACCAAATGCGAATATATGGACATCGGTCCTTCTGCGTTACTGAGAAAATGCTACTAA